A window from Salvia miltiorrhiza cultivar Shanhuang (shh) chromosome 2, IMPLAD_Smil_shh, whole genome shotgun sequence encodes these proteins:
- the LOC131011551 gene encoding APO protein 2, chloroplastic-like: protein MEVGCLYSHFSTTPFSHCKRTCLKFDYLKCSTRRGLSSFDSLKSTSNTLCQLNLRISLEKSSHIRALIIKCDHPQNADFPRYYSKKEKKPFPIPIIELRRNARERLKNRNNQPRAPVPPPKIGLVVKRLIPLAYKVLNARTTLVNNLKKLLKVMPVNACKWCNEIHVGPIGHPFKSCRGSRASIRKGAHEWGKADVEDILVPLEAYHLYDRLGNRITHDERFSVPRVPAVVELCIQAGVDLPEYPTKRRRKPIIRIGKKEFVDADESELPDPDPEAPKPEILAEIPDSEIVPPSSKEDITLLAEETLQAWEEMRDGARRLMKMYPVRACGYCPEVHIGPSGHKAQNCGAHKHQQRNGQHGWQAAVLNDLIPPRYVWHVPDVDQPMERELRNFYGQAPAVVELCVQAGADVPEHYKPTMRLDVGIPTNVGEAEMAV, encoded by the exons ATGGAGGTTGGGTGTCTGTATTCCCATTTCAGCACAACTCCTTTCTCGCATTGTAAAAGGACATGCCTCAAGTTCGACTATCTGAAATGTAGCACACGGCGAGGTCTTAGTTCATTTGATTCTTTAAAG AGCACTTCCAATACACTCTGCCAATTGAACTTACGAATCTCATTAGAGAAGTCAAGTCACATTCGAGCTTTGATCATTAAGTGCGACCATCCTCAAAATGCAGATTTTCCTCGTTATTattctaaaaaagaaaagaaaccaTTTCCTATACCTATTATTGAGTTACGGCGAAATGCCAGGGAGAGGCTGAAAAACCGTAATAACCAACCAAGAGCACCTGTCCCACCTCCAAAAATAGGGTTGGTGGTTAAAAGACTAATTCCTCTTGCATACAAAGTGTTGAATGCGAGAACAACATTAGTTAACAATCTCAAGAAACTTCTGAAAGTGATGCCTGTCAACGCCTGCAA GTGGTGTAATGAAATTCATGTAGGTCCTATTGGGCATCCTTTCAAGTCTTGCAGAGGATCACGAGCTTCCATTCGTAAAGGGGCTCATGAATGGGGTAAAGCAGATGTCGAGGACATATTGGTACCACTTGAGGCATACCACTTGTATGATCGTCTTGGTAACCGTATTACTCATGATGAGAGATTTTCTGTCCCAAGAGTTCCCGCAGTAGTTGAGCTCTGCATTCAAGCAGGAGTAGACCTGCCTGAATATCCtaccaaaagaagaagaaaacccATCATACGCATTGGAAAAAAGGAGTTTGTTGATGCTGATGAGAGTGAGCTGCCCGACCCCGACCCAGAAGCTCCAAAGCCAGAAATATTGGCTGAAATACCAGATTCTGAAATTGTACCACCATCTAGCAAAGAAGATATAACATTGCTTGCTGAGGAAACTCTACAAGCATGGGAAGAAATGAGAGATGGAGCCCGGAGGTTAATGAAGATGTATCCTGTAAGAGCTTGTGGTTACTGCCCCGAAGTGCACATAGGCCCGAGTGGACACAAAGCCCAGAACTGTGGAGCTCATAAGCACCAGCAGCGTAACGGGCAACACGGGTGGCAGGCAGCAGTTCTTAATGACTTAATTCCCCCTAGATACGTGTGGCACGTACCTGATGTTGATCAGCCTATGGAGAGGGAGCTCAGGAACTTCTACGGCCAGGCACCTGCAGTGGTTGAATTATGTGTACAGGCCGGTGCTGATGTGCCTGAGCACTACAAACCAACCATGAGGTTGGATGTGGGAATTCCTACAAATGTTGGGGAAGCAGAAATGGCTGTTTGA